The following proteins are co-located in the Thermus thermophilus HB8 genome:
- the nadA gene encoding quinolinate synthase NadA yields the protein MRGEALAQEVLRLKRERNAVILAHSYQLPEVQEVADFVGDSLGLAREAQRTRAEVIVFCGVHFMAETAAILNPEKTVLLPDLEAGCSLADSIRPEDVLAWKAKHPDGIVVAYVNTKAEVKALADVCVTSANAVEVVSRLPQDRPIYFVPDMFLGAHVARVTGRRLDLFPGECHVHAGIREEHLKALLEAHPGAEFLIHPECGCGSGCLYLKPDAKMLSTEGMVRYAKGAEAREFVVATEVGILHRLKKEAPEKAFFPVKPDAVCEYMKRITLEKVYLSLKEMRHVVRVPEEVAGRARRALEAMVAVG from the coding sequence ATGCGTGGGGAAGCCCTGGCGCAAGAGGTCCTCAGGCTCAAGCGGGAGCGGAACGCCGTCATCCTGGCCCACTCCTACCAGCTCCCCGAGGTGCAGGAGGTGGCGGACTTCGTGGGGGACTCCCTGGGCCTCGCCCGAGAGGCCCAAAGAACGCGGGCCGAGGTCATCGTCTTCTGCGGCGTCCATTTCATGGCGGAGACCGCCGCCATCCTGAACCCCGAGAAGACGGTGCTTCTGCCCGACCTGGAGGCGGGCTGCTCCCTCGCCGACAGCATCCGGCCCGAGGACGTCCTGGCCTGGAAGGCAAAGCACCCCGACGGGATCGTGGTGGCCTACGTGAACACCAAGGCGGAGGTCAAGGCCCTGGCGGACGTCTGCGTGACGAGCGCGAACGCCGTGGAGGTGGTCTCCCGGCTTCCCCAGGACCGGCCCATCTACTTCGTCCCCGACATGTTCCTGGGGGCCCACGTGGCCCGGGTCACGGGGAGGAGGCTGGACCTCTTCCCCGGGGAGTGCCACGTGCACGCGGGGATCCGGGAGGAGCACCTGAAGGCCCTCCTGGAAGCCCACCCGGGGGCGGAGTTCCTCATCCACCCGGAGTGCGGCTGCGGCAGCGGGTGCCTCTACCTCAAGCCCGACGCCAAGATGCTCTCCACGGAGGGGATGGTGCGCTACGCCAAGGGGGCGGAGGCCCGGGAGTTCGTGGTGGCCACGGAGGTGGGGATCCTCCATCGCCTCAAGAAGGAGGCCCCGGAAAAAGCCTTCTTCCCGGTGAAGCCCGACGCCGTGTGCGAGTACATGAAGCGGATCACCCTGGAGAAGGTCTACCTCTCCTTGAAGGAGATGCGCCACGTGGTCCGGGTGCCCGAGGAGGTGGCGGGGAGGGCGCGCCGGGCCCTCGAGGCCATGGTGGCCGTGGGGTGA
- a CDS encoding ABC transporter ATP-binding protein — protein sequence MAGIRVEKVSKRFGKVEALKGVDLEVRDQEFLVLLGPSGCGKTTLLRIVAGLEAPTSGEVYIGERRVTHLPPRLRGIAMVFQNYAIFPHLTVYENVAFGLRMKRRPEEEIRRKVGEVAALLHIEELLDRYPAQLSGGQRQRVAVARALAVEPEVLLMDEPLSNLDALLRLEMRAELKRLLKETRTTTLYVTHDQVEAMSLADRIAVMRQGEIVQLGTPTEIYHAPADTFVGGFIGNPPMNFLRAGALGGRVVLEGFAVPSPVEGEVLLGVRPEDLRVSKEQAEGAFRARVLVVEPLGPHLQLTLEREGETFRALADPDFSVAFGEEVWVRPNPGRVRLFHPKTGKALA from the coding sequence ATGGCCGGGATCCGCGTGGAAAAGGTCAGCAAGCGCTTCGGCAAGGTGGAGGCCTTGAAGGGGGTGGACCTCGAGGTCCGGGACCAGGAGTTCCTCGTCCTCCTCGGGCCCTCGGGGTGCGGGAAGACCACCCTCCTCCGCATCGTGGCGGGCCTCGAGGCCCCCACCTCCGGGGAGGTCTACATCGGGGAGCGCCGGGTTACCCACCTGCCCCCGAGGCTTAGGGGGATCGCCATGGTCTTCCAGAACTACGCCATCTTCCCCCACCTCACCGTCTACGAGAACGTGGCCTTCGGCCTGCGGATGAAGCGGCGCCCCGAGGAGGAGATCCGGAGGAAGGTGGGCGAGGTGGCGGCCCTTCTCCACATTGAGGAGCTTCTGGACCGTTACCCCGCCCAGCTTTCCGGCGGACAGCGCCAACGGGTGGCGGTGGCGCGGGCTTTGGCGGTGGAGCCGGAGGTCCTCCTCATGGACGAGCCCCTCTCCAACCTGGACGCCCTCCTGCGCCTGGAAATGCGGGCCGAGCTCAAGCGGCTCCTCAAGGAGACCCGGACCACCACCCTCTACGTGACCCACGACCAGGTGGAGGCCATGAGCCTGGCCGACCGCATCGCCGTGATGCGCCAGGGAGAAATCGTCCAGCTCGGCACGCCCACGGAGATCTACCACGCCCCGGCGGACACCTTCGTGGGCGGGTTCATCGGCAACCCCCCCATGAACTTCCTTCGGGCCGGGGCCCTGGGGGGGAGGGTGGTCCTCGAGGGCTTCGCCGTGCCGAGCCCGGTGGAGGGGGAGGTACTTTTGGGCGTCCGACCCGAGGACCTCCGCGTGTCCAAGGAGCAGGCGGAAGGAGCCTTCCGCGCCCGGGTCCTGGTGGTGGAGCCCCTGGGCCCCCACCTCCAGCTCACCCTGGAACGGGAGGGCGAGACCTTCCGGGCCCTGGCCGACCCGGACTTCTCCGTGGCCTTTGGGGAGGAGGTCTGGGTGCGGCCTAACCCGGGCCGGGTCCGCCTCTTCCACCCAAAGACGGGGAAGGCCCTCGCCTGA
- a CDS encoding L-aspartate oxidase: MERRSTDLLVLGAGVAGVYAALAAEERGARVLLVSKDPLPAGSTPWAQGGVAFPVGEEDLEAHLRDTLVAGRGLVEEGVARSILEEAPRHLERLRAFGLPFHPEPTREGGHSRARVFHLGGDRSGLLLLEGLLKRLSTPVVPAQALSLLVSGNRVAGALLWGPGGLWEVRAGAVLLATGGFGRLFPVTTNPHGATGDGMALAWRAGAVLRDLEFVQFHPTALPNGALVSEACRGEGALLLNAHGERFMPRYDPLAELAPRDVVARAVFRERERTGGVYLDLRPIPHLEERFPTVVAQARALGLDPLRAPLPVAPAAHYAMGGVRTDAFGHTGIPGLFAAGEVASTGFHGANRLASNSLLEGLVVGWRAALRALEDLAFPPRATPLPALAAPPEAVASLREEAGEALGVVRRKETLLAFLRRAEAVPLEEVEQASRDRLEAGSLLLLMRLLARAALAREESRGAHFREDFPLEDRPRHSLFQGWRLGFLPVGVE, from the coding sequence ATGGAGCGCCGTAGCACAGACCTCCTCGTCCTGGGCGCCGGGGTGGCGGGGGTCTACGCCGCCTTGGCCGCGGAGGAGCGGGGGGCCCGGGTCCTCCTCGTGAGCAAGGACCCCCTCCCCGCGGGCTCCACCCCCTGGGCCCAAGGGGGGGTGGCCTTTCCCGTGGGGGAGGAGGACCTCGAGGCCCACCTCCGGGACACCCTCGTGGCCGGCCGGGGCCTCGTGGAGGAAGGGGTGGCCCGCTCCATCCTGGAGGAGGCCCCCCGCCACCTGGAGAGGCTTCGCGCCTTCGGCCTTCCCTTCCACCCCGAGCCCACCCGGGAAGGGGGGCACTCCCGCGCGAGGGTCTTCCACCTGGGCGGGGACCGGAGCGGGCTTCTCCTCCTCGAGGGGCTCCTTAAGCGGCTTTCCACCCCCGTGGTCCCCGCCCAGGCCCTGAGCCTCCTCGTCTCCGGGAACCGGGTGGCCGGGGCCCTCCTCTGGGGGCCGGGGGGGCTTTGGGAGGTCCGGGCTGGAGCCGTCCTCCTCGCCACGGGAGGGTTTGGCCGCCTCTTCCCTGTGACCACGAACCCCCACGGGGCCACGGGGGACGGGATGGCCCTCGCCTGGCGGGCGGGGGCGGTGCTCCGGGACCTGGAGTTCGTCCAGTTCCACCCCACGGCCCTTCCCAACGGGGCCCTGGTCTCCGAGGCCTGCCGGGGGGAGGGGGCCCTCCTCCTGAACGCCCACGGGGAGCGGTTCATGCCCCGCTACGACCCCCTGGCGGAGCTCGCCCCACGGGACGTGGTGGCCCGGGCCGTCTTCCGGGAGAGGGAGCGCACGGGCGGGGTTTACCTGGACCTGAGGCCAATCCCCCACCTGGAGGAGCGCTTCCCCACGGTGGTGGCCCAGGCCCGGGCCTTGGGCCTGGACCCCCTGAGGGCGCCCCTTCCCGTGGCCCCGGCGGCCCACTACGCCATGGGGGGGGTGAGGACCGACGCCTTCGGCCACACGGGGATCCCCGGGCTCTTCGCCGCGGGGGAGGTGGCCTCCACCGGCTTCCACGGGGCGAACCGCCTGGCCTCCAACAGCCTCCTCGAGGGCCTGGTGGTGGGGTGGCGGGCCGCCCTAAGGGCCCTGGAGGACCTGGCCTTTCCCCCAAGAGCCACCCCCCTCCCCGCCCTCGCCGCCCCACCCGAGGCGGTGGCGTCCCTAAGGGAGGAAGCGGGGGAGGCCCTCGGGGTGGTGCGGCGGAAAGAAACCCTCCTCGCCTTCCTCCGCCGGGCGGAGGCCGTGCCCCTGGAGGAGGTGGAACAGGCCAGCAGGGACCGGCTCGAGGCGGGAAGCCTCCTCCTCCTCATGCGCCTCCTCGCCCGGGCGGCCTTGGCCCGGGAGGAGAGCCGGGGCGCCCACTTCCGGGAGGACTTCCCCCTGGAAGACCGCCCCAGGCACAGCCTCTTCCAGGGGTGGCGCCTCGGTTTCCTTCCCGTGGGTGTGGAGTAG
- a CDS encoding ABC transporter substrate-binding protein gives MRKAGFLAFLLASSLGLAQGVVFLSTQLRPIEEAQKMRQVILKGFSGQVQFVPEDYPVWLNRVLAEAQTGRGTVGVLGGLHGDFPPLVSRGLLEPLDGLYARLQDRGFPQAFVELGRMGTPNQQYLPWMQATYVMVARKEALKYLPPGADLNALTYEDLKNWAKAIQEATGQRRLGFPAGPGGLIHRFLQGYLYPSYTGSQVRRFKSPEAEAMWRDFRELWRYVNPRSTAYEFMQEPLLSGEVWIAWDHTARLKDALVQRPQDFVAFPAPAGPKGRGFMPVVAGLAIPKTAPDKRAAEALVDYLTRPEVQLLTLKEVGFFPVVRARYGEDLPEGIRLLAEAVSAQSSAKDALPSLLPVGLGDKGGEFNKVYRDAFTRIVLRGEEIRRALDLEAQNLARILRETGAPCWPPDAPSTGACPVE, from the coding sequence GTGCGGAAAGCGGGTTTCTTGGCCTTCCTTTTGGCCTCGAGCCTGGGCCTGGCCCAAGGGGTGGTCTTCCTTTCCACCCAGCTCAGGCCCATTGAAGAGGCCCAGAAGATGCGGCAGGTGATCCTGAAGGGCTTCTCCGGCCAGGTCCAGTTCGTGCCCGAGGACTACCCCGTTTGGCTCAACCGGGTGCTGGCCGAGGCCCAGACGGGCCGGGGGACCGTGGGGGTTTTGGGCGGGCTCCACGGGGACTTTCCCCCCTTGGTGAGCCGGGGGCTTCTGGAGCCTTTGGACGGCCTCTACGCCCGGCTTCAGGACCGGGGCTTCCCCCAGGCGTTCGTGGAGCTCGGGCGGATGGGCACCCCGAACCAGCAGTACCTCCCCTGGATGCAGGCCACCTACGTCATGGTGGCCCGGAAGGAGGCCCTGAAGTACCTTCCCCCGGGAGCCGACCTCAACGCCCTCACCTACGAGGACCTCAAGAACTGGGCCAAGGCGATCCAGGAGGCCACGGGCCAGCGCCGCCTGGGCTTCCCCGCGGGGCCTGGAGGGCTCATCCACCGCTTCCTCCAGGGCTACCTCTACCCCTCCTACACGGGCAGCCAGGTGCGCCGCTTCAAGAGCCCCGAGGCCGAGGCCATGTGGCGGGACTTCCGGGAGCTTTGGCGCTACGTCAACCCCAGGTCCACGGCCTACGAGTTCATGCAGGAGCCCCTCCTCTCCGGGGAGGTTTGGATCGCCTGGGACCACACGGCGCGGCTCAAGGACGCCCTGGTGCAGAGGCCCCAGGACTTCGTGGCCTTCCCGGCCCCCGCAGGGCCCAAGGGGCGGGGGTTCATGCCGGTGGTGGCGGGGCTCGCCATCCCCAAGACCGCGCCCGACAAGCGGGCCGCCGAGGCGCTCGTGGACTACCTGACGCGGCCCGAGGTCCAGCTCCTCACCCTCAAGGAGGTGGGCTTCTTCCCCGTGGTGCGGGCGCGCTACGGGGAGGACCTGCCCGAGGGGATCCGGCTCCTCGCCGAGGCGGTCTCGGCCCAGTCCTCGGCCAAGGACGCCCTGCCGAGCCTCCTCCCCGTGGGGCTTGGGGACAAGGGCGGGGAGTTCAACAAGGTCTACCGGGACGCCTTCACCCGGATCGTCCTCCGGGGGGAGGAGATCCGGCGGGCCTTGGACCTCGAGGCCCAGAACCTCGCCCGCATCCTCCGGGAGACGGGCGCCCCCTGCTGGCCGCCCGACGCCCCGAGCACGGGCGCCTGCCCCGTGGAGTGA
- a CDS encoding carbohydrate ABC transporter permease, translated as MSRVWPWLLALVFTFWVLLPIYLIALSAFAPREAVYAWPKALWPREVSLDTLRFFFGVEGVWRATATSLAVAGLTMLFSLLLGAPAGYALARYPFFGRDLFRVFLILTRAFPIVVLALPLAVLFLRVGLYDTPLGVALVHTALTLPFSVMVSASLFLSIPKELEEAAWTLGCTRSQAFLKVVLPLALPGLAATAIFAFITSWNEVFAASVLTLQNKTLTAFLLSLLDESPLPFKFAGGFFLVVPALVFIFAVRRYLFTLWGIASR; from the coding sequence ATGAGCCGGGTATGGCCCTGGCTTCTCGCCCTCGTCTTCACCTTCTGGGTGCTCCTTCCCATCTACCTCATCGCCCTGAGCGCCTTCGCTCCCAGGGAGGCGGTCTACGCCTGGCCCAAGGCCTTGTGGCCCCGGGAGGTCTCCTTGGACACCCTGCGCTTCTTCTTCGGGGTGGAGGGGGTCTGGCGGGCCACGGCCACGAGCCTCGCCGTGGCGGGCCTCACCATGCTCTTCAGCCTCCTCCTGGGGGCGCCCGCGGGGTACGCCCTCGCCCGCTACCCCTTCTTCGGGCGGGACCTGTTCCGGGTCTTCCTCATCCTGACCCGCGCCTTTCCCATCGTGGTCCTGGCCCTGCCCCTCGCCGTCCTCTTCCTGCGGGTGGGGCTTTACGACACCCCCTTGGGGGTGGCCCTGGTGCACACCGCCCTCACCCTGCCCTTCTCGGTGATGGTGAGCGCAAGCCTCTTTCTCTCCATCCCGAAGGAGCTGGAGGAGGCCGCCTGGACCCTGGGGTGCACCCGGAGCCAGGCCTTCCTCAAGGTGGTCTTGCCCCTCGCCCTGCCGGGCCTCGCCGCCACCGCCATCTTCGCCTTCATCACCTCCTGGAACGAGGTCTTCGCCGCAAGCGTCCTCACCCTGCAGAACAAGACGCTCACGGCCTTCCTCCTCTCCCTCTTGGACGAGTCGCCCCTGCCCTTTAAGTTCGCCGGAGGGTTCTTCCTGGTGGTGCCCGCCTTGGTCTTCATCTTCGCCGTGCGGCGCTACCTCTTCACCCTCTGGGGCATCGCGAGCCGCTAG
- a CDS encoding carbohydrate ABC transporter permease — MKDRYLPYLLILPSVLFLLVFFGWPLLSALVLAFREGEGVGLGNFRRMAQDLYFGDALRNTLFLTAIVVPLQLALALAMGLLLERLGRGRDLFLYFWTVPLGISDLAAGIVWLSIFTERGYLNTLLHALGVLEEPVGWLTYEHPTALFLAVVAAEVWRATPLVLVILVAGLQLIPRELHEAAEVFGATPWVRFRKVTLPLLKPSIQTALILRTVLAFEVFAVVVALSGRNLPVLAGEAYFWYADYQNPGVAAAYAVLILLVSVAATLFYLRALRVREEVYG; from the coding sequence ATGAAGGACCGGTACCTTCCTTACCTTCTGATCCTTCCCTCCGTCCTCTTCCTCCTGGTCTTCTTCGGCTGGCCCCTCCTCAGCGCCCTGGTCCTCGCCTTCCGGGAAGGGGAGGGGGTGGGCTTGGGCAACTTCCGCAGGATGGCCCAGGACCTCTACTTTGGGGACGCCCTGCGGAACACCCTCTTCCTCACCGCCATCGTGGTCCCGCTCCAGCTCGCTTTAGCCCTGGCCATGGGCCTCCTCCTGGAACGCCTCGGGCGCGGGCGCGACCTCTTCCTCTACTTCTGGACCGTGCCCCTCGGGATCTCGGACCTGGCGGCGGGGATCGTGTGGCTTTCCATCTTCACCGAGCGGGGCTACCTCAACACCCTCCTCCACGCCCTCGGGGTCCTGGAGGAGCCCGTGGGCTGGCTCACCTACGAGCACCCCACGGCCCTCTTCCTCGCCGTGGTGGCGGCGGAGGTCTGGCGGGCCACGCCCTTGGTCCTCGTCATCCTGGTGGCGGGCCTCCAGCTCATCCCCAGGGAGCTGCACGAGGCGGCCGAGGTCTTCGGGGCCACGCCCTGGGTCCGGTTCCGGAAGGTGACCCTCCCCCTCCTCAAGCCCAGCATCCAGACGGCCTTGATCCTGCGCACGGTCCTCGCCTTTGAGGTCTTCGCCGTGGTGGTGGCCCTCTCCGGCCGGAACCTGCCGGTGCTGGCGGGGGAGGCCTACTTCTGGTACGCCGACTACCAGAACCCGGGGGTGGCGGCGGCCTACGCCGTCCTCATCCTCCTCGTCTCCGTGGCCGCCACCCTCTTTTACCTCCGGGCCCTCCGCGTCCGGGAGGAGGTGTACGGATGA
- a CDS encoding tyrosine-type recombinase/integrase, translated as MYNAPMPEGPAAHVIWKTIGLKRPEKALWPLAPYAEYLLLERGYSPRGVRRYLQDLAFWFRFLEAEGLSPSPEAVRALLLRERWAPRRVQGFLAALRSYYRYLREVKGEAASDPTEGIGRPKAGRRLPLHPGPEELKRFLEAFREEKEAALLEALARFLYGTGLRISEALSLKGRNVVLEGGSPVAVRVVGKGNKERLVPLSKTAREVLEALGRPQGNVNIFTFSQGRRKGHVPSARWVEAKFREAALRAGLDPRRFTPHKLRHAYATLLVERGVELDAVKDLLGHESIATTQIYLHASRERLREAASRLPEL; from the coding sequence ATGTATAATGCCCCCATGCCGGAAGGCCCCGCAGCCCACGTGATCTGGAAAACCATCGGCCTCAAACGGCCCGAGAAGGCCCTTTGGCCCCTCGCCCCCTACGCCGAGTACCTCCTCCTGGAGCGGGGCTACTCCCCAAGGGGGGTGCGCCGCTACCTCCAGGACCTCGCCTTCTGGTTCCGCTTCCTCGAGGCGGAGGGCCTCTCCCCAAGCCCCGAGGCGGTGCGGGCCCTTCTCCTTAGGGAGCGCTGGGCCCCAAGGCGCGTCCAGGGGTTCCTGGCCGCCCTGAGGAGCTACTACCGCTACCTGCGGGAGGTGAAGGGCGAGGCGGCCTCGGACCCCACGGAGGGGATCGGCCGGCCCAAGGCCGGGAGGCGGCTTCCCCTGCACCCGGGCCCCGAGGAGCTCAAGCGCTTCCTCGAGGCCTTCCGCGAGGAGAAGGAGGCGGCCCTCCTCGAGGCCCTGGCCCGCTTCCTCTACGGCACGGGCCTCCGCATCTCCGAGGCCCTCTCCCTGAAGGGGCGGAACGTGGTCCTCGAGGGAGGAAGCCCCGTGGCGGTGCGGGTGGTGGGCAAGGGGAACAAGGAAAGGCTCGTGCCGCTCTCCAAGACGGCCCGGGAGGTCCTGGAGGCCTTGGGACGGCCGCAGGGAAATGTGAACATATTCACTTTCTCGCAGGGGCGGCGCAAAGGCCACGTCCCCTCGGCCCGCTGGGTGGAGGCCAAGTTCCGGGAGGCCGCCCTCAGGGCGGGCCTGGACCCCAGGCGCTTCACCCCCCACAAGCTCCGCCACGCCTACGCCACCCTCCTCGTGGAGCGGGGCGTGGAGCTGGACGCGGTAAAGGACCTCCTGGGGCACGAGTCCATCGCCACCACCCAGATCTACCTCCACGCCTCCCGGGAGCGCCTTCGGGAGGCGGCCTCGAGGCTCCCCGAGCTCTGA
- a CDS encoding winged helix-turn-helix transcriptional regulator: protein MAEAFCPVYAALNLLQEKWTLHIIRALLEGPKGFNELSRAVGGVNPATLSQRLDQLVRLGVVEKRVESYMPPRTRYSLTPAGEELEEVVQAIERWARRHLKAPDPAR from the coding sequence ATGGCCGAGGCCTTCTGCCCCGTCTACGCGGCCCTGAACCTCCTCCAGGAGAAGTGGACCCTGCACATCATCCGGGCCCTCCTGGAGGGGCCCAAGGGGTTCAACGAGCTTTCCCGGGCCGTGGGGGGCGTGAACCCCGCCACCCTCTCCCAGCGCCTGGACCAGCTGGTCCGCCTGGGGGTGGTGGAGAAGCGGGTGGAGTCCTACATGCCGCCCCGCACCCGCTACAGCCTCACCCCGGCGGGCGAGGAGCTGGAGGAGGTGGTCCAGGCCATAGAGCGCTGGGCCAGGCGGCACCTCAAGGCCCCGGACCCGGCCCGGTAG
- the fbp gene encoding fructose-1,6-bisphosphate aldolase/phosphatase produces MKVTLSVLKADIGSVGGHTLPSRKVLAKVEEVVREEVGRLLLDAYVFHIGDDIVLLLSHTRGVRNQEVHALAWKAFREGTEVAKAEGLYGAGQDLLKDAFTGNLHGLGPQVAEMEFTERPAEPFMVLAADKTEPGAFNLPLYLAFADPMYSSGLLLSPELRPGFRFRIMDLAQTERDSYIELDAPERLYDIATLLRDSHRFAIESIWSRKHGEQAAVVSTTRLRNIAGRYVGKDDPVAIVRTQKIFPATEEFGPVFALAPYVAGDTRGSHHMPLMPVRANTPASTFFCVPMVCGLAFSLREGRLSEPVDLFADPVWEAVRAKVVEKAQEMRRQGFYGPAMLPMEELEYTGIAERLKALEREFS; encoded by the coding sequence ATGAAGGTCACCTTGAGCGTGCTCAAGGCGGACATCGGCTCGGTGGGCGGGCACACCCTGCCCAGCCGCAAGGTCCTCGCCAAGGTGGAGGAGGTGGTTCGGGAGGAGGTGGGCCGCCTCCTCCTGGACGCCTACGTCTTCCACATCGGCGACGACATCGTCCTCCTCCTATCCCACACCCGGGGGGTGCGGAACCAGGAGGTGCACGCCCTGGCCTGGAAGGCCTTCCGCGAGGGCACCGAGGTGGCCAAGGCCGAAGGCCTCTACGGGGCGGGCCAGGACCTCCTCAAGGACGCCTTCACGGGGAACCTCCACGGCCTTGGGCCCCAGGTGGCGGAGATGGAGTTCACCGAGCGCCCCGCGGAGCCCTTCATGGTCCTCGCCGCCGACAAGACGGAGCCCGGGGCCTTCAACCTCCCCCTCTACCTGGCCTTCGCCGACCCCATGTACTCCTCGGGCCTCCTCCTTTCCCCGGAGCTTAGGCCCGGCTTCCGCTTCCGCATCATGGACTTGGCCCAGACGGAGCGGGACAGCTACATTGAGCTGGACGCCCCCGAGCGCCTCTACGACATCGCCACCCTCCTTCGCGACTCCCACCGCTTCGCCATAGAGTCCATCTGGTCCCGGAAGCACGGGGAGCAGGCCGCCGTGGTGAGCACCACGCGCCTGAGGAACATCGCCGGGCGCTACGTGGGCAAGGACGACCCCGTGGCCATCGTCCGCACCCAGAAGATCTTCCCCGCCACGGAGGAGTTCGGCCCCGTCTTCGCCCTCGCCCCCTACGTGGCGGGGGACACCCGGGGAAGCCACCACATGCCCCTGATGCCCGTGCGGGCCAACACCCCGGCCTCCACCTTCTTCTGCGTGCCCATGGTGTGCGGCCTGGCCTTCTCCTTGCGGGAGGGGCGGCTTTCCGAGCCCGTGGACCTCTTCGCCGACCCCGTGTGGGAGGCGGTGCGGGCCAAGGTGGTGGAGAAGGCCCAGGAGATGCGCCGCCAGGGCTTCTACGGCCCCGCCATGCTTCCCATGGAGGAGCTGGAGTACACGGGGATCGCCGAGCGGCTGAAGGCTTTGGAGCGGGAGTTCAGTTAA
- a CDS encoding MGH1-like glycoside hydrolase domain-containing protein, with protein MAPLRTKAVEVLQRNSRGAFTVPAHGLYPYQWLWDSAFIALGWTQVDWERAWQELLCLFDYGQGPDGMLPHIVFHEQSRDYFPGPDVWGREARAQPATSGITQPPVVATVVRYLYEKDPDRDRARERARYLFPKLLAFHRWLYHARDPYRTGLVVIVHPWESGMDNSPAWDKPLSRVPVENLPPYERRDVKHVNPEERPRKEDYDRYLSLLYLFRRLEYDPREIYRQSPFKVVDVGFNAILQRANRDLYALAVLLQEDPYEIEEWIVRGEVGLEALWDREAGFYFSWDLVAGEPIAVKTSAGFLPLFAGTPHQGRASLLAQEAERWGEKARYLLPSVDPTSPFFEPGRYWRGPVWINVNWMVAEGFRDYGFAALAARLKADALALMEREGFREYYDPLTGQGRGGEGFSWSAALALFWTR; from the coding sequence GTGGCGCCTTTGAGGACGAAGGCGGTGGAGGTCCTCCAGCGCAACAGCCGGGGGGCCTTCACCGTCCCCGCGCACGGGCTCTACCCTTACCAGTGGCTTTGGGACTCGGCCTTCATCGCCCTGGGGTGGACCCAGGTGGACTGGGAGCGGGCCTGGCAGGAGCTCCTCTGCCTCTTTGACTACGGCCAAGGCCCGGACGGGATGCTCCCCCACATCGTCTTCCACGAGCAGAGCCGGGACTACTTCCCCGGCCCCGACGTCTGGGGCCGGGAGGCCCGGGCCCAGCCCGCCACCTCCGGCATCACCCAGCCCCCGGTGGTGGCCACGGTGGTCCGCTACCTCTACGAGAAGGACCCGGACCGGGACCGGGCCCGGGAGCGGGCCCGGTACCTCTTTCCCAAGCTCCTCGCCTTCCACCGCTGGCTCTACCACGCCCGCGACCCCTACCGCACCGGCCTCGTGGTCATCGTCCACCCCTGGGAGTCGGGCATGGACAACAGCCCAGCCTGGGACAAGCCCCTGAGCCGGGTGCCCGTGGAGAACCTCCCCCCCTACGAGCGGCGGGACGTGAAGCACGTGAACCCCGAGGAGCGGCCCAGGAAGGAGGACTACGACCGCTACCTCTCCCTCCTCTACCTCTTCCGCCGCCTGGAGTACGACCCCCGGGAGATCTACCGCCAGTCCCCCTTCAAGGTGGTGGACGTGGGGTTCAACGCCATCCTCCAGCGGGCCAACCGGGACCTCTACGCCCTCGCCGTCCTCCTTCAGGAGGACCCCTACGAGATTGAGGAGTGGATCGTGCGGGGGGAGGTGGGCCTCGAGGCCCTCTGGGACCGGGAGGCGGGGTTTTACTTCTCCTGGGACCTCGTGGCCGGGGAGCCCATCGCGGTGAAGACCTCCGCGGGCTTCCTGCCCCTCTTCGCCGGAACGCCCCACCAGGGGCGGGCAAGCCTCCTCGCCCAAGAGGCGGAGCGCTGGGGGGAAAAGGCGCGCTACCTCCTTCCCAGCGTGGACCCCACGAGCCCCTTCTTTGAACCCGGGCGGTACTGGCGGGGCCCGGTGTGGATCAACGTCAACTGGATGGTGGCCGAGGGGTTTAGGGACTACGGTTTCGCCGCCCTGGCGGCAAGGCTCAAGGCGGACGCCCTCGCCCTCATGGAGCGGGAGGGCTTCCGGGAGTACTACGACCCCCTTACGGGGCAGGGGAGGGGGGGTGAGGGCTTCTCCTGGAGCGCCGCCTTGGCCCTCTTCTGGACGCGATGA